AGGATGGGACCGTATTTGATAATTTCACTATCATGCAAGACGTCAACAAGACCGCTACTCCTATTGTTTCCCCAGGGGGTGCCGTACAATTAACGGCTTCCTGGGTGGGTAACTATCAATGGTCTACCGGTGACACTACCCGCAGCATCACGGTGAACCCAGAAATCCCCACTTCTTATGAAGTCATGGATAATAAGAGTTGTCTACGGGATGTGTTCACGGTGAATGTAGCCATGGCAGCTGATTCTTCTCTGCAAATGAAAAGCCCAGACCCGCAACTTTTGGCGTATCCATCCCCCATACAAAGGGGAACTCCCTTGACAGTTACAACTTCTTTGCCAGAAGGAATAGCCATTCAGGTCACTGATCTTACCGGGCGCACCCTTTTCCAAACCCGCGTTTCAGGGACTACCTCTATCAATACCACCGACTTACCTTCGGGTCTTTATATTATCAGGTCAGTGGGCGCCAAGGCTAACAAACAGGTGAAATTTGTGATAACCGACTAACCAGTATGGACTTTAAAACTCCCGCTTCCCTAAAAGCAGAACATGAAGAACTCCATCATCTGTTAATACAGGCTACGCAGTTGCCAGGTAAAACGGGTGAAGCGGCAAAGGCGGTGGCCGAACTTATGCACCCTCATTTTGTGAAAGAAGAGGAATTGGCGCTTCCGCCGCTTGGCTTATTATCTATGCTGGCCTCTGGCAACTTCTCCAGGGAAATGGAACAGGTGATACCGCTAACGGATAAACTTAAAAACTCCCTGCCGGAAATGCTGGAAGAGCACCGGCAGATTGTGGCCGCGTTAGAGGTCTTGGGGAGAAATGCCCAGGCAGAAGACCATCCGGAGGTAGCCATTTTTGCTCAAAAGTTAAAGCTACATGCCCAAACCGAAGAAGAAGTCATGTACCCTGCCGCCATTTTGGTTGGCGAATTCGTAAAGATGAAAGCAGGCAGGACGACGCCTGAAAGTTAAACCATATAAATTGAATAAGGACTTTTTTGCCGCATACTACTTAGTTGTTAATTAAACTTTTGCAACGGCAGGCTTTCTCCTCTTGCTGGAAAAGTTTCTTTTGCAGCAGAAACGCCTAAAAAGGAGACCCTTATGCTGGCAAACAAATGGAAAAGGCGTTTGATTTTTTAGGGTTTCTAATTTGCGGCGCCATTATTCTTTGGGCAGGAAAAAGACTCTCCATTTATGGTAACCTGCTAGCGGATAAAACCGGTATTGGGAAAGCGTTTATTGGGTTGTTTCTGATGTCAGCAGTGACGTCCCTGCCCGAACTCATGGTAGGGATCAGCTCCTCAGCGGTAGTTCAGTCGGCAGATTTAGCGGTAGGCGACATTCTGGGCAGCTGCTCTTTCAACCTGTTCCTGCTCTCTATCATGCAGTTGTTTTCGCCGGGCAAAAAGTCCATCTTGAGCGATGTTTCCCAGAGCCAGGCCATGGCCGCCTCTTTGGGAGTTATCCTCCTGGCCTTGGTGGGTTTGGGTATTTTTCTGGATAGAGACATCTTCATTCTGCCTTTTGTAGGACTCAACAGCATCTTGTTTGCCGTCATCTATTTCCTGTCACTGCGGCTCATTTACCAGTACCAGAAACTACACCCGCCTTTGGCTGCCTTGGTAGAATCAGCGGCCATTGACCTAACCCTTAGGCAAATTATTTTACGGTACTCAGTCTTTGCGGCCATCACCATTGCTGCCGCCTTGTTTCTCCCCCATTTTGCGGAAGGCATTGCAGTCCAAACGGGTTTAGGGCAATCGTTTGTGGGTACTTTGTTTCTAGCCATCGCTACCTCATTACCAGAAATAGCCGTTTCCATTGCCGCGGTCCGCCTGAATACTACAGATTTAGCAGTGGGGAATATATTGGGCAGCAACATCTTCAATATTTTTATCCTGTTCCTGGATGATCTTTTTTACACCAAGGGCCATTTATTAAAAGACGCCTCAGACTTTAACCTTGTCTCTGTTTTCGCTTCCATTATCATGTCTTGTATTGTGATCATAGGCATCACTTACAAAAACGAAAACAAGAGGTTCTTCCTGGGCTGGGACACCCTGGTGCTTTTTATAGTGTACCTCTTCAACATAGTTCTCCTTTATTTTTTAACCTCCACCTGAAAGGCTTTTTACTGGCAACTTAACTGTCAGTGAAAAGCTTTTAAACCTTGGTCTACAATTCTCGCGCAAATTCCGTTTTGGGGCTGTTTTTCGGAAAACAGCCCCAAAACGGAATTTCATCCTTAGTCAGGAATCACCTCGAAAGCTTGGATAACTTACCTACTCAGCGAAAAGCCATTGCACTACCCCGGGGAATTCACGTTGCCAGAAGGCTTCTTTATGCTCTCCATCTGCATGGACCTGGTAGTTGAGTTTCTTTGATTTTAGACCCTGCTTTTGCAGAAGGTCGCGCATTCGGGCCATATCTGGCACCATCTGCTCTCCTTCTTTGGCGCCGGCTACCAGGTAAATTTTGGCGTCTTTGGCGGGCTTGGTTTTGGCGGCATAGTCAAAAAACTGAGGTGACACCCAGAAAGCCGGGGAGAAAACACCCGCTTTGCCAAATACCTGGGGGTATTTCATGGCGGCGTATAAGGAGATGAGGCCGCCCATAGAGCTACCGGCTACTCCCGTATGGGATTTTCCAGACAAGGTGCGGTAATGGGTGTCAATGTAAGGTTTCAGGGTTTGGGCCAGGAAGTCAACGTAGGCATCGCCTTTACCGCCGCCGTATTTGGCGTTGCGCCAGGGGGTGTACTCGTTCATGCGCTCTTCGCTTCCATTGTCAACCCCAACCACTATTACCTCCAGGTTCTTGTTTTTGGCCAGGGAATCCATGGTTTCATCAACGCCCCACTCGCCGCTGAACCCGTAATAGGCATCAAATAAATTCTGCCCATCATGCATGTACAGCACCGGATATTTCTTCTGGGAGGTCCCGTAGCCTGGCGGCAGGTACACCCAAACCCGGCGGTTCTTCTGCAGTTGCGGCATATAGAACACATTGCTGATCACCTGCACCGAAGGCGTAGCGGTATGCGCCTTATCGGCCCGGGTGAAATTGTCTTCCCAGCTCTCTATTTCCAAACGCACGGTGTCTGCCTTTCCGGTGGCTTTGTAGGCGCGGTTGGTGCGGGCCGCACCGCTGGCCAGGGCCTCTCCTTTGGCCCAGCTTCCGCGGGTGATTTTATACTCCAGAACCCCTTCCCCGGCGGGTATAGTCAGGTGCCACTGATCCTGGGCTCCTTTTTTAAAGCTCAGGTTTTTGTCGGCGGGGTTCCAGTTGTTCAGGTTACCGGTCAGGAAGAGGGTATCGGTGGCGGGTGTGTTGGCAGGGACCTTTGCTAACTCAAAAGTGACCTGAGCCTCAGTACTTAATGCGGCGGTTAAAAGGATAAAAAAAGAAAGGCCCTTCTTTTTTAGATGCTTTTTCATAATTTGGCATTTTAGAAACAGGGAAATCGATTTCTTAATTAAATAAGTGTAGATTTACCTCTATGATTTTACAATATTAACAATTGTTTTGACTTTCCTATAAAGACCTGCCTTAAAGCAGAAAGAACTTGCCCTGCTGAACCACTAAACTTGGTTCTGATTGAGCAAAATGGCCGGTCAAAACCGAAAGTAAGCAAGCCTTTTAGTGCTACATAGAGTTAAATCAACAAATAAATCAGGGGAAAGATGAACTCCTCAAACGATTTCCTTGCCTAAAAAAACATTAGAATAGCTTCTCTTCAGGAAGGTTAAAATACCCAAAGAGCGGCTAGTTATAATAGATGCAGAAATTGAAAAGCTCTGTGGCCTATCAAACCAGACAAATGAAAAAGATGAAACAGACACCGTACCCTACCGCTTTTTCCAGTAGATTATTTCTCTTTCTCACACTATGGCTGCTGGCCTTTTCTACCCAGGCCCAGAAAAACAAAGCAGCCATTACACGCATTGACCCTACCTTTTGGTGGGTGGGCATGAAAGACCAGAACCTCCAGTTGCTGGTGTATGGTCCGCAAGCCGGTACTTACTCTTATTCCATTAACCACCCGGGGGTAACGCTGGTGAAAGCCCATAAAGCCGAAAACCCCAACTATGCCTTTCTAGATCTCACCATTGCCCCCAACACCAAGCCGGGCAGCTTTACCATTACAGGTAAGAACGGTAACCAGAAACTCACCCGCAAATATGAACTGAAGGCCCGCACCCAGGAGCCCAAAGGCCAGGGTATCACTTCGGCTGATTTGGTGTACCTGGTACTCCCCGACCGCTTCTCTAATGGTGATCCCAAAAACGACAAGTTCAAGGACATGGCCGATACCCAGGCCAACCGCAACAATCCTTACCTGCGCCACGGCGGAGATATCCAGGGAATCCAGAACCACCTCAATTACTTTGAGGAATTAGGCGTGACGGCCCTATGGCTCAATCCCATTATTGAAAACAACCAACCCCTCACTGATGAGGGCGGTCAGATGCGCAGTGCCTACCACGGCTACGCCTTCACCGACCATTACCAGGTAGACAAGCGCTTCGGGGGCAATGATGCCTACAAGAAACTGGTTCAGGCAGCCCACGCCAAAGGCATGAAAGTGGTGCAGGATGCCGTTTACAACCACGTGGGCATTAACCACTGGTTTATCAAAGACATGCCCTCTAAAGACTGGGTGCACCAGTTCCCCACCTATACCAACACCTCGCATAAGTTTCAGCCTATCATTGACCCGCACGGCTCCAAAGCAGATTGGTCCATCATGATGAACGGCTGGTTTGTGCCCCACATGCCTGACCTAAACCACGACAACAAATTCGTGGAAAATTACCTCATCCAACATGCCCTCTGGACCGTGGAGAATTTTGGCGTGGATGCCTGGCGCATAGACACCTATATGTACAATGAGGATCAGTTCATGAACCGCTGCAACCAGGCCTTGATGAACGAATACCCTAACATCCACATCTTCGGTGAGTCTTGGGTTAATAACGTAATTGCCCAGTCCCGCTTTACCCGCAACAAAATTGACTTCCCGTTCAAGAGCAACCAACCCGGCACCCTTGATTTTGTGCTTTGGACCGCCATGAATGATGCCCTGAACCAGAAGTTCGGGTGGGATGAAGGTGTAAGCAAAGTGCACCAGGTATTGGCCCAGGATGCGGTGTATGAAGAACCCATGAAATTGGTGACCTTTATGGACAACCATGACATGAACCGCTATTTCTCCGTTGTAGGTGAAGACTTCAACAAATACAAGATGGGCCTGACCTGGATGCTCACCACCCGCGGTATTCCTTCCATTTACTACGGCACTGAGATTCTGATGAAGAACTTCAAAGACCCGTCAGACGCCGAGGTCCGCAAGGATTTCCCCGGCGGATTTACCGGCGATAAGGAAAACAAGTTCACCGCCGCTGGCCGCAATGCCCGCGAGAACGAAGCCTTCAACTTTGTAAAGACCCTGGCCAACTACCGCAAGGACACCCCCGCCCTGCACTCCGGTAAACTCATGCAGTTTGTGCCGCAGGAAGGCACGTACGTGTACTTTAGGTATGATGACCAAAAAACCATCATGGTCGCCACCAACACCAATGACAAGGAAGTAGACCTGAAGACCGAACGGTTTGCCGAGCGCATACAAGGCTTTACAAAAGCCATGAACGTGCTAAACAGCCAAACTATTGGCAACCTGAACAGCCTTAAAATACCGGCTAAAACGGCCGTTGTTTTGGAGTTGGAGAAGTAACCTGTTTTTAACTTGATTTTCCTGAAACACCGGAAAAATGATTTACCCATGAGTACCATCAAAGCCTGCCTTTTTGATTTAGACGGAGTTCTGGTAGATACCGCCATCTACCACTTTAAAGCCTGGCGCCAGTTGGCCCAGAGCCTTGGCATAGACTTCACGGAGCATGACAATGAGCGCCTCAAAGGCGTGAGCCGCGTGCGTTCCCTGGAGATCATCCTAGAGATTGGCGGCCAGACCCTACCCCAGGAACAGATGCTGGCGCTTTGCGAGCAGAAAAACACCGAGTACCTGGTAGATGTCTCTAAAATGACCCCAGAGGAAATTTTGCCTGGCGTAGAAGATTTCCTGAAGGCCCTCAAAGCGGAAGGCATCAAAATCGCTCTGGGCTCAGCAAGCAAAAACGCCCAACTCATTCTGGAGCGCACCAACCTGCTTCCCTACTTTGACGCCATCATTGACGGCCGCCACGTGGTCAACGGCAAGCCCCACCCAGAAGTGTTCCTGAAAGGTGCCGAGGCCCTGGGCGTAAAACCCGAGGAATGTGTAGTATTTGAAGACGCCGTAGCCGGCGTGGAATCAGCTAAAAATGCCGGTATGCTTTGCGTAGGCGTGGGCCAGCCTGAGGTACTGACCCAGACAGACATTGTGGTGAAAGACATGACCGAGATGACGGTGGAGCGCCTGCACGCATTACAACAGAAAGCGTAAAAGAAAGGGCACGTTTGAGCTTAACTTACCTTTTTGACCGCGCTCATCCGGATTTGCAATCCGGATGTTATGAAAAGGGGATTTGTAATCCCCTCCCGAGCATTGCTGAAAAATGCTTCACCGCAGGACCAGCAGGCAGATTGCAAATCGGCTTTTCCCCAAGTCGGGATTGCAAATCCCGACAAGCCATTAAGGTAGAGCAAAGGAAAAAGCAGCTGAAGAGAAGTGGAGTGGTTTAAGAAATGCCAACCAAAAAGCAAAACCGTTTTAAGCCTGATTTTCTAAAAACAGGCCCAAAACACAAATAGGAAACGATTCAAAAAAAGCAGTCTAGATACTTGTGTCTTGATACTTGATACTAACCAATATGAAGCAATACCTGACCGTTGACGAGTGGTCCATTATAGAAGAAGGATTCCACGCTGAATATAACCAAATCACGGAGAGCGTTTTCAGTTTGGGCAATGGCCGGATGGGCCAGCGCGCCAATTTTGAGGAAACCTTCACCGGCGAAACCCTGCAGGGCAATTATGTGGCCGGCGTCTATTACCCAGACAAAACCCGCGTGGGTTGGTGGAAGAACGGCTACCCCGAGTATTTTGCCAAGGTATTGAATGCTGCCAACTGGATAGGCATAGACGTGCAGCTTGACGGTGAAACCCTGGATCTGCACCTGTGCCAGGTAACAGACTTCAGAAGAGAACTGAACATGCGTGAAGGTTGGCTGGACCGCCGCTTCACCGCTACCCTGCCCTCGGGCAAGCAAATGCGCGTAGAATCCAGACGCTTTACCAGCATTGTGGACTATGAGGTAGGCGCCATCCGGTACAGCCTCACGCCCCTGAACTTCAGCGGCACGCTCACGTTTACCCCCTTCGTAGACGCAGACATCAAGAACGCCGATTCCAACTATGACGAAAAGTTCTGGAACGAGATTCTGCAGGAAGCCCAGCCCACCGAAGGTTACGTGGTGGCAGAAACCAAGAAGACCTTCTTCCATGTCTGCACAGGCCAGCGGTTTGTGGTGACGCAAAACGGCCAGGAAGTAAACGTACAAGCCACACCGGTGGAGCGCACCAAATACATCGCCTCTACCTTTGATATTGCCGTGCAGGAAGGCCAGGAGACTGTGCTTTATAAGTACGCCGCCAACCTTTCCTCTGAAAACCATCCCAAAGAAAACCTGCTGGCCAACACCAAAAAGGTGATTAATGCCGCTACCGCCAAAGGCTTTGAGCAGCTGTTGCAGGAGCAGGCCGCCGCCTGGGCGGCCAAGTGGGAAGAAAGCGATATCGTGATTGAAGGCGACGCTACCGCCCAGCAAGGCATCCGGTTCAACATCTTCCAACTGAACCAGACCTACACCGGTGAGGATGAGCGATTGAACATCGGTCCGAAAGGCTTTACCGGCGAGAAATACGGCGGAACAACCTATTGGGACACTGAAGCTTACTGCCTCCCCTTTTACCTGGCCACCGCCGACCCGCAGATTGCCCGCAACCTGCTTATTTACCGCTACAAGCACCTGCAGAAAGCCATTGAGAACGCAGAGAAGCTGGGCTTTACCGGCGGGGCTGCTTTGTACCCCATGGTAACCATGAACGGCGAGGAGTGCCACAATGAGTGGGAAATCACCTTCGAGGAAATCCACCGGAACGGCGCTATTGCCCACGCTATCCATGACTACATCCGGTACACCGGAGACGATTCTTATTTAGGGGAATATGGCATTGAGGTATTGGTGGGAATTTCCCGGTTCTGGGCTCAGCGCGTGAACTGGTCACAGGCCAAAAATAAGTACGTGATGCTGGGCGTGACCGGCCCTAACGAGTACGAGAACAACGTCAACAACAACTGGTACACCAGCACCATTGCCACCTGGACCCTGGAGTACACGCTCAAGGCCTTGCAGCACGTGCAGCAAACCAACCCAGGCCGCTATCAGGAACTGGTAAGCAAGCTGAACCTGAACGAAGAAAAGGAAATGGGTCAATGGCAGCACGTGATTGACAACATGTTCTACGCCGAAGACCACGAACTCGGCATCTTCCTGCAACAGGATGGCTTCCTGGATAAAGAACAGACGCTGGTGAAAGATTTGCCCGCCGAGGACCGTCCGTTGAACCAGAAATGGTCCTGGGATAGAATTCTGCGCTCTGTGTTCATCAAGCAGGCCGATGTGCTCCAGGGAATTTACCTTTTTGAGGATCGCTATGACCTGGACACCATCCGGCGGAACTATGACTTCTACGAGCCACGCACGGTGCATGAATCCTCGCTCTCGCCATGTGTGCACTCCATTCTGGCCGCCAAGTTAGGTGATGAGGAACGTGCCTATGAATTCTACCTGCGTACCGCCCGCCTGGACCTGGATGACTATAATAATGACACCGAGGATGGTTGCCACATCACCAGTATGGCGGGCACCTGGATGAGTGTAGTACAAGGCTTTGGCGGCATGCGCGTGCGGAATAACCAACTGTTTTTCAATCCGTTCATCCCGGCTGGCTGGAGTTCTTATTCCTTTAAAATCAGGTTCAGGGGCCACTTGTTAACCATTAAAGTGACCCGCGAGCAGGTGCAGATTGAGAACCACGCAGACAAGGCGATTACCTTGAATGTGTTTGACCAACCGCAGACCATTGAGGCCAACGCCAAAGCCGCTCTTGCCCACCAGAATGCCTAGAAATGAAGTCCCTTAGGTTACCTTTTAACCGGAGGGACGTTTCTGTTTTGGGCCTGCTTTTTGTAAAACAGGCCCAAAACAGAAATTACCATATATGTTCCTTTAGACGCAAGCAAAATGAATCTACGCCATCGTCCGCTGCTTTCTTTTGTGTTGTTGGCTGCTATGGCGGGCTGTACCTCCACTGCTCCTTCCAGCACCAGTGCACCAGAAACCAAACCAACGGCACCTGCTATGACCGAAGCTGCCCCAAACCAAGACCCCAACACCACCCCTGAGGAGGTGAAGGACAATAAACTGGTGATTTACCAGATGATGACCCGCCTGTTCGGGAACAAGAAAGCCGTGAACAAAACCTACGGCACCTTGGCAGAGAACGGGGTGGGCAAGTTCAATGACATTACAGACAAGGCCCTGCAGGAAATCAAGAAATTGGGCGCTACCCACGTCTGGTACACAGGCGTGATAGAGCACGCCACCATGACGGATTACACCAGGTTTGGTATTCCCCTGGATGACGCCGATGTGGTGAAAGGCCGCGCCGGCTCTCCGTACGCCATCAAGGATTACTATGACGTGAACCCAGACCTGGCCGTGGACGTGCGCAAGCGGATGGCGGAGTTTGAGGCGCTGGTGCAACGCACGCACAAGAATAACCTGAAGGTCCTGATAGATTTCGTGCCCAACCATGTGGCCCGATTTTACCAGTCAGATGCCAAACCGTCCGGCACGCAAGACTTTGGTGCCCAAGATGATACCTCTGTTGGCTTCAAGCCCAGCAACAATTACTATTACCTTCCGGGCCAGGCACTGCAGGTACCTAATACTTACAACCCGCTGAGCGGGGCGCACCGCGGTCCGCAGGAAGACAGCAAGTTTAAGGAAAACCCGGCCAAGGCCACCGGTAATGACGTGTTCAGCGCCACGCCCAGCGAGAACGACTGGTTTGAGACCGTGAAACTGAACTACGGCGTAAACTATCAGAACAACCGCACCAAGCACTTCTCGCCCACTCCGGACACCTGGAACAAGATGCGCGACATTCTGCTCTACTGGGCGGGTAAAGGCGTAGACGGCTTCCGCTGCGATATGGCCGAGATGGTGCCCGTGGAGTTCTGGGCCTGGGTGATTCCGCAGGTAAAGGCCAAATACCCCAACATCACCTTCATAGCCGAGATCTATAACCCTAAGGAATACCGCAACTACATTGTAAATGGCCGCTTTGATTACCTCTATGATAAGGTAGGCTTGTATGACGGCCTGCGCCGCCTGATGGAAAACAAGGGGCAGGGCAACACCGCTGAGATTACCCGCGTCTGGCGCGAAGAAAGCAACGGCCTGTCTAACCACATGCTCCGTTTCCTGGAAAACCATGACGAGCAGCGCCTGGCCTCCAATGAGTTTGCCGGCACCCCGTGGGCCGCATTACCGGCCATGACCGTGAGCGCCACCCTGGGCACCGGACCCGTGATGATCTATTTTGGGCAGGAAGTAGGCGAACCCGGCAGAGGCCATGAAGGTTTCCAGGGCGAAGACGGCCGCACTACCATCTTTGACTACTGGGGCGTACTCACCCACCAAGCCTGGATGAACGGCGGCAAGTTTGATGGCGGAAAACTAACCGAGGAGCAGCAGCGCCTGCGCGAGTTCTATACCAAACTACTCAACCTGAGCACCAGCCGAGAGGCCATCAGGGAAGGCAAATTCTACGCCCTCACCGCCCAGGAAGGCACGGCGCCGGCTGGGGTGTATGCCTACCTCCGTCACACGGCTAAGGAGCGGATATTGGTGTTGGTTAATTTCAACCGGCAGGCGGCTGATTACGGTATTTCTATTCCTGCTTCCGCTTTCAGCGCAATGGGCATAGACGGAAAAGGCACGTTTATTTTGCAGGATCTGCTGTTTGACACGCCTCCCCTGTTCTTCCAACCGGAGGTGAAAACCAGCATTACCCTGGCGCCCATGAGCGCGCATGTGTTTCTGTTACAGCAGAAGTAAGCGGTAATAATAGTGCTTCTTTTGTCATCATGAAAGGACCTTGGGGGCGAACAGCAATAGCGCGTATTTAATGCCATTACTGTTCGCTACCAAGATCCTTTCAGAATAACACGAAAAAATAGAAACGCGGTAGTCTAGAGAAATTAGATTTCTGATTTACCCCCGTTTTACCGAAATTAAAGCAAAAACAGAGTTCCCAAACTAAACCAAACAAACCTCTTACCACCTGCCCATGGCACAAACAATATCGGCGCAAGCCAAACCTCGTCTGAGCTTCTGGCAAATCTGGAACATGAGTTTCGGGTTTCTGGGAATTCAATTTGGATTCGCGTTACAGAACGCCAATGTAAGCCGCATCTTTGAGACATTGGGCGGTACCGAAATTGCCTTGTACTGGCTAGCGGCCCCGGTGACCGGACTGTTGGTTCAACCTATCATTGGCTACCTGAGCGACCGCACCTGGAGCCCCCGGTTTGGGCGCCGGAAGCCTTTCTTTATGATTGGCGCTATCCTGGCCTCTATCTCCCTGTTCTTGATGCCCAATTCGTCGGTGCTCTGGATGGCGGTGGGCATGCTCTGGATCCTGGACTCTTCCATTAACATTTCCATGGAGCCGTTCCGTGCCCTGGTTGGTGATTTGCTGCCTTCTGAGCAACGCACCAGCGGCTTCGCGGCCCAGACCTTCTTTATTGGAATTGGCGCGGTGGTGGCGTCGCTCCTGCCCTGGATCTTCAATAACTGGGTAGGCTTGCCTAATACCGCACCGGCCGGTGAGATTCCACCTTCAGTGAAGTGGGCCTTTTACAGCGGGGGCATCGTTTTCTTTTTGGCGGTGCTCTGGACCGTGCTTAAAACCAAGGAATATCCCCCCGAAGACCTGGAGGAGTTTGAGCGGGAAAAACGCGAGACTACGTTCTGGGAAGGCGTAAAGGAAACGTTTCTGGGCATTTTTAAAATGCCGAAGACCATGTTGCAACTGGCCTTTGTGCAGTTCTTCACCTGGTTTGCGCTGTTTGCCATGTGGATCTTCACTACGCCGGCTCTCACCAGCCACGTGTACGGCACCACAGATACTACCTCCAAGCTTTACAATGAGGGCGCCGACTGGGTGGGTGTCTGCTTTGCGGTTTATAACGGGGTCTCGGCGGTGTTTGCGCTGATGCTGCCGTCGCTGGCCAAAAGAACCAGCCGCCGCATGACCCACCTGATTTGCCTTACCATTGGTGGCCTAGGCCTGATTTCCATTTACTTTATCTCTGACCCTAAATTGCTGCTGGTGTCTATGGTAGGCGTGGGTATTGCCTGGGCTAGTATCCTGTCTATGCCATACGCTATTCTGGCCGGCTCCTTACCGGCCAAACGGATGGGTTATTACATGGGGGTGTTCAACTTTTTCATTGTGATACCGCAAATTGTGGCCGGCACCATGCTGGATTTTATTAACAAAAACATCTTTGACGGACAGTCTATCTATGTGCTGGTATTGGGCGGTTGCTCCATGATTCTGGCGGGATTTATGACGCTGTTTGTGAAAGACGTAGATGAGAAAGTAGCCTAAGTAATCTCAGGTTTTTAAAACAGAAGAGCCCGAAACGTTACGTTCCGGGCTCTTCTGTTTTAGGGCTATTTTCAGGAAAACGGGCTTAAAACGCCTTCCTTGTTTACTTGCCCATTTCTTGTAGGAATTGTTCAGGCAATAAAGGAGGTGCGGTTATTTAACCAGATACGGCGCAATGATTTTCTGCCAGATGGCGTATCCTTCGGGTTGCATATGCAGGCGGTCTTTCACGTATAGTTCCTCGCGCATGTTGCCTTGCTTATCCAGCATGGCGTCATAGACATCAATAAAATCTGTGTTCTTCTGCTTTTTAAGAAAGCGCTTGATGTCCTGATTGGCTTCCTTCACCTTACCTTGAATATTGGCGCGGCTGGGGCTGGGCTTGATGCTCACAAAACTGATTCTGGTGTCAGGTAGATTGGTTCTGATCATGCCATACAACGTCTTGAACCGGCGCACCGTTTCCCCGGCCGTAATACTGTCAGCAGAGGCCAGATCATTTTCACCACAGTAAATAATAACCTGTTTGGGCTGGTAGGGCAGAATGACATCATACGCGTACCTGATCACATCTACCAAGGTAGATCCACCAAAGCCTCTGTTCACCACTGGATACCCTGGAAAGCTTTCTTTAATGTTATTCCACCTGGTAAAGGAAGAACTCCCTACAAACACAATTGGGTTGGAAGGTAGCGCCTCAATGGCATCCTGCTTTTTAAAGGAGACGATATCTGCCCAGAACGGAGGAGAAGTCTGTGCCCAGCCCTCATGTAAGCCTACCACTAATAACAAGAGGAGGAAGAGAAATTTTTTCATGGTTCAAAGAAAATGAATTGTTTCCCCAAAAGTAGTGAGTAACAGAAATTAAAAATGATTCAATACTTCACTAGCACCGTTTGCCTCTTAAATCATGTTTACAAGTGCATTCCGGAGAAGAAATTATTGCAAAAATTCCCAAGGTGAAGGAAAGGCTTCTTTGAATGTAATTTTCTGTTTCGGGGCTGTTTTCCTAAAAACAGCCCCGAAACAGGATACCGGTTAGGTGATTATTTCTCTAACACTAGGCTGCTATAGGCGGGCAGCGTAACGGTGCCTTTGCTGGCTTTGGCGCCTTTGGTTTTGAAATAGGTTTTGCTGTAGCCGGTGGCTGTTTCCGGTAAGGTAAGGGTCACTGTCTCCTTGGAAAGATTGTGCAACACCAGCAATGACTGGTTTTCATGGGTGCGAACG
This Rufibacter radiotolerans DNA region includes the following protein-coding sequences:
- a CDS encoding hemerythrin domain-containing protein codes for the protein MDFKTPASLKAEHEELHHLLIQATQLPGKTGEAAKAVAELMHPHFVKEEELALPPLGLLSMLASGNFSREMEQVIPLTDKLKNSLPEMLEEHRQIVAALEVLGRNAQAEDHPEVAIFAQKLKLHAQTEEEVMYPAAILVGEFVKMKAGRTTPES
- a CDS encoding sodium:calcium antiporter — protein: MEKAFDFLGFLICGAIILWAGKRLSIYGNLLADKTGIGKAFIGLFLMSAVTSLPELMVGISSSAVVQSADLAVGDILGSCSFNLFLLSIMQLFSPGKKSILSDVSQSQAMAASLGVILLALVGLGIFLDRDIFILPFVGLNSILFAVIYFLSLRLIYQYQKLHPPLAALVESAAIDLTLRQIILRYSVFAAITIAAALFLPHFAEGIAVQTGLGQSFVGTLFLAIATSLPEIAVSIAAVRLNTTDLAVGNILGSNIFNIFILFLDDLFYTKGHLLKDASDFNLVSVFASIIMSCIVIIGITYKNENKRFFLGWDTLVLFIVYLFNIVLLYFLTST
- a CDS encoding alpha/beta hydrolase, with amino-acid sequence MKKHLKKKGLSFFILLTAALSTEAQVTFELAKVPANTPATDTLFLTGNLNNWNPADKNLSFKKGAQDQWHLTIPAGEGVLEYKITRGSWAKGEALASGAARTNRAYKATGKADTVRLEIESWEDNFTRADKAHTATPSVQVISNVFYMPQLQKNRRVWVYLPPGYGTSQKKYPVLYMHDGQNLFDAYYGFSGEWGVDETMDSLAKNKNLEVIVVGVDNGSEERMNEYTPWRNAKYGGGKGDAYVDFLAQTLKPYIDTHYRTLSGKSHTGVAGSSMGGLISLYAAMKYPQVFGKAGVFSPAFWVSPQFFDYAAKTKPAKDAKIYLVAGAKEGEQMVPDMARMRDLLQKQGLKSKKLNYQVHADGEHKEAFWQREFPGVVQWLFAE
- a CDS encoding glycoside hydrolase family 13 protein, with translation MKKMKQTPYPTAFSSRLFLFLTLWLLAFSTQAQKNKAAITRIDPTFWWVGMKDQNLQLLVYGPQAGTYSYSINHPGVTLVKAHKAENPNYAFLDLTIAPNTKPGSFTITGKNGNQKLTRKYELKARTQEPKGQGITSADLVYLVLPDRFSNGDPKNDKFKDMADTQANRNNPYLRHGGDIQGIQNHLNYFEELGVTALWLNPIIENNQPLTDEGGQMRSAYHGYAFTDHYQVDKRFGGNDAYKKLVQAAHAKGMKVVQDAVYNHVGINHWFIKDMPSKDWVHQFPTYTNTSHKFQPIIDPHGSKADWSIMMNGWFVPHMPDLNHDNKFVENYLIQHALWTVENFGVDAWRIDTYMYNEDQFMNRCNQALMNEYPNIHIFGESWVNNVIAQSRFTRNKIDFPFKSNQPGTLDFVLWTAMNDALNQKFGWDEGVSKVHQVLAQDAVYEEPMKLVTFMDNHDMNRYFSVVGEDFNKYKMGLTWMLTTRGIPSIYYGTEILMKNFKDPSDAEVRKDFPGGFTGDKENKFTAAGRNARENEAFNFVKTLANYRKDTPALHSGKLMQFVPQEGTYVYFRYDDQKTIMVATNTNDKEVDLKTERFAERIQGFTKAMNVLNSQTIGNLNSLKIPAKTAVVLELEK
- the pgmB gene encoding beta-phosphoglucomutase; this encodes MSTIKACLFDLDGVLVDTAIYHFKAWRQLAQSLGIDFTEHDNERLKGVSRVRSLEIILEIGGQTLPQEQMLALCEQKNTEYLVDVSKMTPEEILPGVEDFLKALKAEGIKIALGSASKNAQLILERTNLLPYFDAIIDGRHVVNGKPHPEVFLKGAEALGVKPEECVVFEDAVAGVESAKNAGMLCVGVGQPEVLTQTDIVVKDMTEMTVERLHALQQKA